One genomic window of Gracilinema caldarium DSM 7334 includes the following:
- a CDS encoding spiro-SPASM protein, producing the protein MKAPVVLFGGQSLSPYAVKPLIQGCSALSFEIERARSFPNVSEVYLLLQDTFDDEFIPPQCKVIRKSRWTLRDLLETLVEISREQDFLYFAWADCPLLDPSLTSAMVERHLRWAAEYTFADGWPYGFAPEILAPSTAAILLSIYKNSTAHIASQEQQKNSDGTAFGRTAISRDALFQVLQKDINSFDIETEIAPVDLRPYRLTLAADSKRNYLLLQRLINAGLDRAELAPEILEGHPELLRTLPAFYQIQVSRPCPQLCSFCPYPQFGNPRLPASPSEDFMSKSTFESLLDRIVEFSGDAVIDISLWGEAALHPDIKDLMGSVLRRPELALIVETSGIGWISSHIEELAAVVKYDPQPLRGPNKLPPLSWIVSLDARNGERYQEIRGAGFEEAYHFAEILLQHFPGAVYVQAIRVKGSEDDMEQFYRYWKALGAEVIIQKYDYFAGFLPQKRAGDISPLIRQPCWHLQRDMAVLLDGTVPLCKEDVSRTRILGNVFNDSLASIWESAQELYLEQSHKEYSGICKDCDEYYTFNF; encoded by the coding sequence ATGAAAGCTCCTGTTGTCTTATTTGGCGGACAGTCCTTGTCCCCCTATGCAGTAAAGCCCCTTATTCAAGGCTGTTCAGCCCTGTCTTTTGAAATAGAACGGGCTCGCTCCTTTCCCAATGTGTCTGAAGTATATCTTCTGCTTCAGGATACTTTTGATGATGAGTTCATCCCCCCTCAATGCAAGGTTATCCGTAAAAGCCGATGGACCCTGAGGGACCTTCTTGAAACCCTGGTGGAAATCTCCCGTGAACAGGACTTCCTCTATTTTGCCTGGGCCGATTGTCCTTTGCTCGATCCATCTCTAACCAGTGCCATGGTGGAACGGCATCTGCGCTGGGCCGCCGAATATACCTTTGCTGACGGCTGGCCCTATGGCTTTGCACCGGAAATACTAGCCCCCAGTACAGCAGCTATCCTTTTATCAATTTATAAAAATAGTACGGCCCACATAGCTTCTCAGGAGCAACAAAAAAATTCGGATGGGACAGCCTTCGGAAGGACTGCCATTTCTCGGGATGCCCTTTTTCAGGTGCTTCAGAAGGATATCAATTCCTTTGATATCGAGACTGAAATTGCTCCGGTAGATCTTCGGCCCTACAGGCTTACCTTGGCGGCAGACTCTAAACGGAACTACCTCTTGCTTCAGCGGCTTATTAATGCAGGACTTGACAGGGCAGAATTGGCCCCTGAAATTCTGGAAGGTCATCCGGAACTTCTGAGAACCCTGCCGGCCTTTTACCAGATTCAGGTATCCCGTCCCTGTCCCCAGCTATGCAGTTTCTGTCCCTATCCGCAGTTCGGCAATCCCCGTCTGCCCGCTTCTCCTTCTGAGGATTTTATGTCCAAATCCACTTTTGAAAGCCTGCTAGACCGGATTGTTGAATTTTCTGGGGATGCAGTGATCGATATAAGCCTCTGGGGTGAAGCTGCACTACATCCAGATATCAAGGATCTCATGGGTTCGGTCCTCCGAAGACCGGAGCTCGCTCTCATTGTTGAAACAAGTGGCATAGGATGGATTTCTTCCCACATCGAAGAGCTCGCAGCGGTGGTTAAATATGATCCCCAGCCCCTACGAGGTCCTAATAAACTACCACCTTTGAGCTGGATTGTTTCCCTCGATGCCCGAAACGGTGAACGGTATCAGGAAATACGTGGTGCAGGCTTTGAGGAAGCATATCACTTTGCAGAAATCCTGCTGCAGCATTTTCCTGGCGCAGTTTATGTTCAGGCAATCCGGGTTAAGGGATCTGAGGATGATATGGAGCAATTCTACCGGTACTGGAAAGCTTTAGGCGCAGAGGTGATTATCCAAAAATATGATTATTTTGCAGGTTTTCTGCCGCAAAAACGGGCAGGGGATATTTCACCTCTTATTCGTCAGCCCTGTTGGCACCTGCAGCGGGATATGGCAGTGCTTCTCGATGGAACGGTACCGCTTTGCAAGGAAGATGTAAGCCGCACCCGGATCCTGGGGAATGTTTTTAATGATAGTTTAGCCTCAATTTGGGAGAGTGCTCAGGAATTGTATTTAGAACAGAGCCATAAGGAATATTCGGGAATTTGCAAGGATTGCGATGAGTACTATACCTTCAACTTTTAA
- the mutL gene encoding DNA mismatch repair endonuclease MutL translates to MESTGIQRRPVHILSTDVARKIAAGEVVDRPAALVRELIDNALDAEAQTIEVQIEGGGVRRTEVIDDGVGMTREDLALCWLPHATSKVASLEDLLSAETLGFRGEALAAITAVAHVDISTSIDGREAWQLSVGPGGFEQAAEAQAHLIQQTRRVRGTTVRVLGLFDSVPARKKFLKRDGAEALLCKQIFIDKAMAFPDRTFRFLQDGNLKLFFPPISSYRERFIQTQCDGPEQQFVHELYAQGEGFHITMVVGGPELYRSDRREQFVFANGRRIQDFALLQALEYGLEGAFPNGTHPIGALFITIDPALADFNIHPAKREVRFKDPGAIHHAITASLKKFIHNLLLSDKNTQIVKDTNKMILKNTGYEKAAQLLDVHNELSQGTKNSSEHVQCSCEEQGLRKSSAAAINTGTTSAGRLAMEALLERPPQYQKLPQVSQSVTYIGQLFGLFLLAEAGTTLYIIDQHAAHERILFDSLTTQPIQNQDLLIPITFETDSEEEDHFLTLHQERLAEAGIVLDGQGQGSWAITALPANWEKSDSETIQDILKLSEAGEGFIELWIATMACHMAIKDGDYVDRVTAQALVEAALALPIPRCPHGRPIWTTVSKDELFHAVRRTE, encoded by the coding sequence GTGGAAAGCACAGGAATACAACGCCGACCCGTCCACATCTTGAGTACCGATGTGGCCCGCAAAATCGCCGCCGGAGAGGTGGTGGATAGGCCCGCCGCCCTCGTACGGGAACTGATTGACAATGCTTTGGATGCGGAGGCTCAGACGATCGAGGTGCAGATCGAGGGCGGCGGGGTACGGCGGACCGAGGTGATCGATGATGGTGTAGGCATGACCAGGGAGGACTTAGCTCTCTGCTGGCTACCCCATGCAACGAGTAAAGTAGCAAGCCTCGAGGACTTACTTTCGGCAGAAACTCTGGGATTCCGGGGTGAAGCTCTGGCGGCGATTACGGCAGTAGCCCATGTAGACATTAGTACCAGCATCGATGGCCGTGAAGCTTGGCAGCTTTCGGTTGGCCCAGGAGGCTTTGAACAAGCAGCAGAAGCTCAGGCACACCTGATTCAACAAACCAGACGAGTCCGAGGAACCACAGTGCGAGTACTGGGGCTGTTCGACTCTGTACCGGCCAGAAAAAAATTTCTTAAACGGGATGGGGCTGAAGCCCTGCTGTGTAAACAAATCTTTATTGATAAGGCCATGGCTTTTCCTGATCGGACATTCCGTTTTCTGCAGGATGGGAATTTAAAGCTCTTTTTTCCACCAATTTCCAGCTACCGGGAACGATTTATCCAGACCCAGTGCGACGGGCCCGAACAGCAATTCGTCCATGAGCTTTATGCTCAGGGCGAAGGTTTCCATATTACCATGGTAGTCGGAGGCCCTGAACTATATCGTTCTGACCGGCGTGAGCAGTTTGTCTTTGCCAATGGCCGGCGTATCCAGGATTTTGCGCTACTCCAAGCTCTGGAATATGGTCTTGAAGGCGCCTTCCCTAATGGAACCCATCCAATAGGGGCTCTGTTTATCACGATAGACCCTGCCCTGGCGGACTTTAATATACATCCGGCAAAACGGGAGGTTCGCTTTAAGGATCCCGGCGCCATTCATCATGCTATTACCGCTAGCCTAAAAAAGTTCATACATAACTTGCTTCTCAGCGATAAAAATACCCAGATTGTAAAAGACACCAATAAAATGATACTAAAAAACACAGGTTATGAAAAAGCAGCTCAACTCTTGGATGTGCACAATGAGTTGTCTCAAGGTACAAAAAATAGTTCTGAACATGTACAGTGTAGCTGTGAAGAACAAGGATTGAGAAAATCAAGTGCCGCTGCTATTAATACCGGAACTACTAGTGCAGGGAGGCTTGCCATGGAAGCCCTGCTGGAACGTCCGCCACAGTATCAGAAATTACCACAGGTAAGCCAATCGGTAACCTATATTGGTCAACTCTTTGGACTTTTTTTGCTGGCCGAAGCAGGAACAACCCTATATATCATAGACCAACATGCAGCCCATGAACGGATACTCTTTGATAGTCTGACAACACAACCGATTCAAAATCAGGATCTACTTATTCCAATTACTTTTGAAACCGATTCGGAAGAAGAAGACCATTTTCTGACCTTACATCAAGAGCGTCTTGCTGAAGCAGGTATAGTTCTTGATGGGCAGGGCCAGGGCTCCTGGGCAATTACAGCGTTACCTGCAAATTGGGAAAAAAGCGACAGTGAAACCATTCAGGATATTCTAAAACTGTCCGAAGCAGGCGAAGGTTTTATCGAACTGTGGATTGCAACCATGGCATGCCACATGGCAATCAAGGATGGGGACTATGTTGATAGAGTTACTGCCCAGGCTCTGGTGGAGGCAGCCCTGGCCTTGCCCATTCCCCGCTGTCCCCATGGCCGCCCCATCTGGACCACTGTAAGCAAGGATGAGCTCTTTCATGCGGTCCGGCGGACCGAATAG
- a CDS encoding methyltransferase domain-containing protein — MGIPSSILPILVIPNQDPGKGGGHIARCQRLVQALSALGGEAYLLTNISEHQSTDIPVMNEMQAQTISAWRFIVIDGFRTAPQVVHRWSQKAPVVGIDEGGPCRSSFDYLVDILPGPKGLTIAVKLLMLFMPIFREFSVYKMLCTSLGQADKPNLVNPDFLQLPQKRREQFPESIKKVLITFGAEDAQNLSMSVIRGLIPHGIGYDISLVVGPMNKNITAQIRQELALQGIHLIKAPDNLMEYLADYDLVITHYGLTAFEALAAQTSVALVAPTAYHEILGLSTQFYSFGYGRKAALGVGRQLTRQLVQHSIIQASRELYHRFCLFRTTNSFAATLQSWTFPTYGRCPLCQDRSRRGGRILARFPDRTYVRCGRCGITYMVRPNHPPITYDGAYFLEDYKKQYGKTYIEDFPNLIQMAQSRLNQIEQILLHGRRYKIHGEKALKIDVPHYVRLLDIGCAYGPFLAAAKERGWSVMGLDPSHDAVRYAKDHIGVPVLQGLFPETDLTSLTDGEQLDVVSLWYVIEHFPDLGKALKAASEMLKKGGLLAFSTPSGSGISGRARLRSFLEQSPPDHWTILSPRTCGSILARYGFRLVKTVSTGHHPERFPFVGAFAKSKKTVIYRVLLKVSQLFSLGDTFEAYAIKE; from the coding sequence ATGGGTATCCCTTCATCCATTTTGCCGATTCTCGTGATTCCGAATCAGGATCCTGGTAAAGGTGGAGGGCATATTGCCCGGTGCCAGCGGCTTGTGCAGGCCCTCAGCGCCTTAGGAGGAGAGGCTTATCTGCTTACAAATATATCGGAACATCAATCTACTGATATTCCAGTCATGAATGAGATGCAAGCTCAAACAATTTCCGCCTGGCGTTTTATTGTGATTGATGGCTTCCGTACCGCGCCTCAAGTGGTACACAGATGGTCCCAAAAAGCTCCGGTTGTTGGAATTGATGAGGGAGGCCCCTGCAGATCCTCCTTCGATTACCTTGTAGACATACTTCCGGGGCCTAAAGGGCTTACTATAGCTGTCAAGCTACTTATGCTCTTCATGCCGATTTTTCGAGAATTTTCTGTGTATAAAATGCTCTGTACAAGTTTAGGACAAGCCGATAAGCCAAATCTGGTAAATCCTGACTTTCTTCAGCTCCCCCAGAAACGCCGGGAGCAATTTCCTGAGTCTATAAAAAAGGTTCTTATCACCTTTGGCGCTGAGGATGCACAGAATCTCAGTATGTCTGTTATACGGGGGCTCATTCCGCATGGTATCGGTTATGATATAAGCCTGGTGGTAGGTCCTATGAATAAAAATATCACAGCCCAGATACGGCAGGAACTTGCCCTACAGGGGATACATCTAATAAAAGCTCCCGATAATTTGATGGAATACCTTGCAGACTATGACCTTGTGATAACCCATTATGGTTTAACTGCATTTGAAGCTCTAGCTGCACAAACTTCGGTTGCACTGGTGGCCCCTACGGCATACCATGAGATTTTAGGTCTTTCAACACAATTCTATAGTTTTGGCTATGGGAGAAAGGCCGCTTTAGGGGTAGGGCGACAGCTTACACGTCAATTGGTGCAACATTCCATTATTCAAGCAAGCAGGGAACTTTACCATCGTTTTTGTTTGTTTCGGACAACAAACAGCTTTGCCGCAACCCTGCAAAGCTGGACCTTCCCAACCTATGGCCGCTGTCCCCTCTGTCAAGACCGGAGTCGCAGGGGCGGACGTATACTCGCCCGCTTCCCTGACCGCACCTATGTCCGCTGCGGCCGCTGCGGCATTACCTACATGGTTCGCCCCAACCATCCTCCTATAACCTATGACGGAGCTTATTTTCTTGAAGATTATAAAAAGCAGTATGGTAAAACCTATATCGAAGATTTCCCGAATCTGATTCAAATGGCCCAGTCCCGGCTTAACCAAATTGAGCAGATCCTTTTGCATGGTCGGAGGTATAAAATCCATGGTGAAAAAGCCCTTAAGATTGATGTCCCGCACTATGTTCGGCTCCTTGATATTGGCTGTGCCTATGGGCCCTTTCTTGCGGCGGCAAAGGAACGTGGCTGGTCTGTTATGGGCCTAGATCCTTCCCATGATGCAGTTCGGTATGCAAAAGACCATATAGGGGTACCAGTTTTACAGGGGCTTTTCCCTGAAACGGATCTCACCAGCTTAACCGATGGCGAACAACTCGATGTGGTAAGTCTCTGGTATGTGATTGAACACTTCCCCGATCTTGGCAAGGCCCTCAAAGCTGCTTCAGAAATGTTAAAAAAGGGTGGCCTCCTGGCCTTTTCAACTCCTTCCGGTTCTGGCATCTCGGGAAGAGCAAGACTTCGATCCTTCCTGGAACAGAGCCCGCCAGATCACTGGACGATTCTCAGTCCCAGAACCTGTGGTTCCATTTTGGCACGGTATGGATTCCGGCTTGTGAAAACGGTGAGCACAGGCCATCACCCGGAACGATTCCCCTTTGTAGGGGCCTTTGCAAAGTCTAAAAAAACAGTCATATATAGGGTACTGCTCAAGGTAAGCCAGCTATTTTCACTAGGCGATACCTTCGAAGCCTATGCAATAAAAGAATAG
- a CDS encoding ferredoxin codes for MAIKKVWLDESEDECISCGNCESICPEVFEVPDKMVVKTGVDFSQYEDSIKEAIDSCPTNVIKAE; via the coding sequence ATGGCAATTAAGAAGGTTTGGCTCGATGAAAGTGAAGATGAATGCATCTCCTGCGGAAATTGCGAATCAATTTGTCCTGAGGTTTTTGAGGTGCCCGATAAAATGGTTGTAAAGACCGGGGTCGATTTCTCTCAATATGAAGATTCCATCAAAGAAGCGATCGATTCTTGTCCTACCAATGTTATTAAGGCCGAATAA
- the xseB gene encoding exodeoxyribonuclease VII small subunit, with amino-acid sequence MATKNFEERLARLEALGEQIRRTDIPLDDALAAFEEGIKLARTLEKDLSKIESRIEILMNGPEAKEDEKVELDLFESQE; translated from the coding sequence ATGGCAACAAAAAACTTTGAAGAACGGCTTGCGCGACTAGAAGCCTTGGGTGAACAGATTCGCCGCACAGATATTCCGCTGGATGATGCCCTGGCGGCCTTTGAAGAGGGGATTAAGTTAGCCAGAACCCTGGAAAAGGACCTCTCTAAAATAGAAAGCCGCATCGAAATCCTCATGAATGGTCCTGAAGCTAAAGAGGATGAAAAGGTCGAACTGGACCTTTTTGAATCCCAGGAGTAA
- a CDS encoding cytidylyltransferase domain-containing protein, translated as MNLGVIVQARLDSSRLPQKALLPLGGEPLLVRVLEALRCIPAAYYILACPEDSYDIFKPLTEQAGFSIIAGPKEDVLGRFILALDAFKIDYCIRATADNPFVFADAAWSSAQETLNLEADYGTLTSMPYGSGVEIIRAEALRQADRETKDPYDREHVCPYLYNNPGRFYLHRPLAPQHWRAPEVRLTIDTRDDYEQALWLFETLTQAEAGCNDSLSARASETKTIPLRYQGAWILKHWHQREGH; from the coding sequence ATGAATCTTGGTGTCATTGTTCAAGCCCGACTCGATTCAAGTAGGCTTCCACAGAAAGCTCTTTTACCTTTAGGAGGAGAACCTTTGCTTGTTCGTGTCCTAGAGGCTCTACGATGCATACCAGCGGCATATTATATTTTAGCTTGCCCTGAAGACTCATACGATATCTTTAAGCCTCTCACAGAACAGGCTGGATTTTCAATCATCGCTGGACCAAAAGAGGATGTTCTGGGCCGTTTTATCCTTGCCCTCGATGCATTCAAGATTGATTATTGTATACGGGCAACCGCAGATAATCCCTTTGTCTTTGCCGATGCCGCCTGGTCAAGTGCACAGGAAACCCTGAACCTGGAAGCCGACTATGGTACCCTCACTAGTATGCCCTATGGAAGCGGCGTGGAAATCATCCGTGCTGAAGCATTACGTCAGGCTGACCGGGAAACGAAGGACCCCTATGATCGGGAACATGTATGTCCCTATTTATATAACAATCCGGGTCGTTTTTATCTGCATCGCCCCTTGGCACCCCAACACTGGAGGGCCCCTGAGGTCCGTCTCACGATAGACACCCGGGATGATTATGAGCAGGCCCTGTGGCTCTTTGAGACGCTCACACAAGCTGAAGCGGGTTGTAACGATTCTTTATCTGCAAGAGCTTCTGAAACGAAAACAATTCCCCTTCGTTACCAGGGAGCCTGGATTTTAAAACATTGGCATCAACGGGAGGGACATTGA
- the xseA gene encoding exodeoxyribonuclease VII large subunit, producing MELEGPLSVSQLTELIKTCLERTFSEVTVEGEISNYRPSSTGHLYFTLKDAGAALQAVMFKNRLKSLDFTPQDGQRVKARGSISVYPQRGTYQLVCEYLEQAGTGDILAMLEERKRRLAAEGLFNAERKKAIPNFPETVGVVSSPTGAAVQDILNILKRRARGIRVILLPTPVQGSDAASIIARRIEQANQWKLADVLIVGRGGGSLEDLLPFSEEVVVRAIADSDIPIISAVGHEIDWALSDFAADLRAPTPSAAAELVSANRQETLEQVRNYRKMFSDSIQGRLDRARLLIKPFAPENLELRFRAILQPRLVRFDDAKESLLMRMKERLFNVRRKFELAVNTLEGASPLAILERGYSVVQDAATGRIIRSSKDTEPGKFLKIRPMEGIITAKTETILIQEESDGNKKL from the coding sequence ATGGAATTGGAAGGCCCCTTAAGTGTTTCCCAGCTCACGGAGCTTATTAAAACCTGTCTGGAAAGAACCTTTTCAGAAGTGACAGTAGAGGGTGAAATCTCCAACTACCGGCCCTCGAGTACGGGACACCTCTATTTTACACTGAAGGACGCTGGGGCAGCCCTGCAGGCGGTGATGTTCAAAAACAGACTAAAATCCCTCGACTTTACCCCCCAGGATGGGCAACGGGTCAAGGCTCGGGGAAGCATTTCGGTCTATCCACAGCGGGGGACCTACCAGCTTGTATGCGAATACCTTGAACAAGCAGGAACCGGAGATATACTAGCGATGCTTGAAGAGCGGAAGCGCCGGCTCGCCGCTGAGGGGCTTTTTAATGCAGAACGAAAAAAGGCTATTCCCAACTTTCCCGAAACTGTCGGAGTTGTCAGTTCACCCACAGGGGCTGCAGTACAGGATATCCTAAATATTTTAAAGCGGCGGGCCCGGGGTATCCGGGTAATCCTGCTGCCGACCCCGGTACAGGGTTCTGATGCGGCCTCGATTATTGCCCGCAGAATCGAACAGGCAAACCAGTGGAAACTGGCAGATGTACTTATTGTGGGTAGAGGCGGTGGGTCCCTGGAAGACCTTCTCCCCTTTTCAGAGGAAGTCGTGGTTCGGGCCATAGCCGACTCAGACATACCGATTATCAGTGCCGTGGGGCATGAGATTGATTGGGCCCTCTCAGATTTTGCAGCGGACCTGAGGGCCCCTACCCCTTCAGCGGCGGCTGAACTGGTGAGTGCCAACCGGCAGGAAACGCTGGAACAGGTTCGAAACTACCGGAAAATGTTTTCCGACTCCATTCAGGGACGTCTGGACCGGGCGCGGCTGCTCATCAAACCCTTTGCCCCTGAAAACTTGGAACTCCGTTTCAGGGCTATACTCCAACCCCGGCTGGTTCGCTTTGATGATGCCAAGGAATCCCTTCTCATGAGAATGAAGGAACGGCTTTTCAATGTACGGAGAAAATTTGAACTGGCGGTGAATACCCTGGAAGGAGCCAGTCCTTTAGCCATTCTTGAACGGGGTTATTCGGTAGTGCAGGATGCTGCAACGGGTCGGATCATTCGCAGTTCAAAGGATACAGAACCAGGTAAGTTCCTAAAGATTCGCCCCATGGAGGGGATTATAACCGCCAAAACAGAAACAATATTGATTCAAGAGGAATCCGATGGCAACAAAAAACTTTGA
- a CDS encoding adenylate/guanylate cyclase domain-containing protein has protein sequence MEMIVRLARIVIPGYDIHRQSGIPENIPITAQTAAEQVVKDIIVAGRYLQLIELLIKIDTSGYMGREYPLLYMRDLIKTILAEGYSYDSVTGLFMENAQNQISSNWGRLVPGDEFQLALLRLDIVQNSELVRRHEKKAVEAAYGDLRTIVSQAVLPRMGRLWFWEGDGCLAAFVFGKKERSAVLAGMEILHNLFFYNRLSNTLGSPLRVRLAVHGGPVKFAEDSVELKKNETIREITEIESQYGKPDALIVSSNVFISVDRVIQDRFSAEQHKDSYKFRQYSIEVEQ, from the coding sequence ATGGAAATGATTGTCCGTCTTGCGCGGATAGTCATTCCTGGTTATGACATTCATCGTCAGTCGGGTATTCCCGAAAATATACCAATCACTGCTCAAACCGCTGCAGAACAGGTTGTGAAAGACATAATAGTGGCTGGACGTTATTTACAGCTTATTGAACTTTTAATTAAAATTGATACCTCTGGGTATATGGGCCGGGAATATCCTCTACTGTATATGCGGGATCTGATTAAAACTATTTTGGCAGAGGGGTATTCCTACGATTCGGTAACAGGGCTTTTTATGGAAAATGCCCAGAACCAGATCAGTTCAAATTGGGGCCGATTAGTACCTGGAGATGAATTCCAACTAGCTCTTTTGAGGCTTGATATTGTACAGAATTCCGAACTAGTCCGACGACATGAAAAAAAAGCTGTTGAAGCTGCTTATGGGGATTTGCGAACAATAGTTTCCCAGGCGGTACTACCGCGGATGGGGCGTCTTTGGTTTTGGGAAGGTGATGGATGCCTTGCTGCCTTTGTATTTGGTAAAAAAGAGCGATCTGCAGTCCTTGCTGGAATGGAAATATTACATAACCTCTTTTTTTATAATCGTTTGTCGAATACGCTCGGCAGTCCTCTGAGGGTACGGCTTGCGGTTCATGGTGGCCCGGTTAAATTTGCAGAAGATTCTGTGGAATTGAAAAAAAATGAAACAATACGAGAAATTACCGAAATTGAGTCACAATATGGAAAGCCTGATGCTCTGATTGTAAGTTCCAATGTGTTTATTTCAGTTGATAGGGTAATACAGGATCGATTTAGTGCAGAACAGCATAAGGATTCATATAAATTTAGGCAATATAGTATTGAGGTAGAACAATAA
- a CDS encoding TatD family hydrolase gives MIPFIDSHAHLSMLPKTPEAVQTYIDEWNTAGLAWIIDVGTQAEDLELRIASITQAFGTQDETKLVYSAGIWPSAEAIQHRHRYIDKLTTQIQRCPRGLLVAIGECGIDRYWNHPEKGADIQGEQELLAAHLELAQIYSLPVIIHSRDAARETLDVLKAFPRVQGVIHCFSYGKTEMKAFIKQGWYISFAGNVTYKNAQSLREALQEVPLDRMLLETDSPYLAPVPHRGKTNNPAMVVHQYEVAARIKNLPLEELAQQIKSNFTSLFIRP, from the coding sequence ATGATACCTTTCATAGATTCCCATGCCCATCTTTCTATGCTCCCAAAAACTCCAGAGGCAGTACAAACCTATATTGATGAATGGAATACGGCTGGTCTTGCATGGATTATTGATGTGGGAACCCAGGCAGAAGACCTTGAATTACGAATTGCAAGTATAACTCAGGCTTTCGGAACACAAGATGAAACAAAGCTTGTGTATTCTGCGGGTATTTGGCCTTCAGCAGAGGCTATACAACATCGTCATCGTTATATTGATAAGCTGACAACCCAGATTCAGCGTTGTCCCAGGGGATTGCTTGTAGCTATCGGAGAATGTGGTATAGATCGTTATTGGAACCACCCAGAAAAAGGTGCTGATATACAGGGAGAGCAGGAACTTCTCGCGGCCCATCTTGAGCTTGCTCAAATATATTCCTTACCAGTTATTATCCATTCCCGGGATGCAGCAAGGGAAACGCTGGATGTGCTTAAAGCATTTCCTAGAGTACAGGGAGTCATCCACTGTTTTTCCTATGGGAAAACAGAAATGAAGGCCTTTATAAAACAAGGCTGGTACATCTCTTTTGCAGGTAATGTAACCTATAAGAACGCCCAGTCCCTCAGAGAAGCCTTGCAGGAAGTTCCATTGGATCGGATGTTACTCGAAACCGATAGCCCCTATTTAGCACCGGTGCCACACCGAGGAAAGACAAACAATCCAGCGATGGTCGTTCATCAATATGAAGTAGCAGCCCGAATAAAAAACCTGCCCCTCGAGGAACTGGCCCAGCAGATAAAAAGCAACTTTACCAGCTTATTTATTCGGCCTTAA